One stretch of Myxocyprinus asiaticus isolate MX2 ecotype Aquarium Trade chromosome 23, UBuf_Myxa_2, whole genome shotgun sequence DNA includes these proteins:
- the LOC127413726 gene encoding aspartate aminotransferase, cytoplasmic-like, with amino-acid sequence MSIFAEVPLAAPVAVFKLTADFREDQNPNKVNLGVGAYRTDECQPWVLPVVRKVEKMIAEDHSLNHEYLPILGLPEFRSSASKIALGDDSPAIKENRVGAVQCLGGTGALKIGAEFLRRWYNGTDNTKTQVYVSAPTWENHNAVFSNAGFEDIRPYKYWDAEKRGLDLAGFLGDMESAPEHSIFVLHACAHNPTGTDPTQDQWKQIAEIMKRKNLFAFFDSAYQGFASGNLDKDAWAVRYFVSQGFELFCAQSFSKNFGLYNERVGNLTVVGRDQENVNRVLSQMEKIVRITWSNPPSQGARLVAITLNSPELFAEWKDNVKTMAERVLLMRAQLKEKLKALGTPGTWEHITEQIGMFSFTGLNPKQVDYLVKEKHIYLMASGRINMCGLTTKNIDYVAESIHEAVTKVQ; translated from the exons ATGTCGATATTTGCTGAAGTCCCGCTGGCTGCCCCTGTCGCAGTATTTAAGCTGACAGCAGATTTCCGTGAAGATCAAAATCCAAACAAGGTGAATCTAGGAGTCGGAG CTTACAGGACAGATGAATGTCAACCCTGGGTTCTGCCTGTGGTGAGAAAAGTGGAGAAGATGATCGCTGAGGATCATAGTTTGAACCACGAATACCTGCCCATCCTGGGCCTGCCAGAGTTTCGTTCCAGTGCATCTAAGATTGCTCTGGGTGATGACAGTCCTGCTATCAAGGAGAACCGG GTTGGAGCTGTACAGTGTTTAGGTGGTACTGGCGCTCTTAAGATTGGAGCAGAGTTTCTTCGCCGGTGGTATAATGGAACCGACAACACAAAAACTCAAGTTTATGTGTCTGCACCAACATGGG AGAACCACAATGCTGTTTTCTCTAACGCTGGATTTGAGGATATCCGGCCATACAAATATTGGGATGCAGAGAAGCGTGGACTCGATCTGGCAGGTTTTCTGGGTGACATGGAG AGTGCACCTGAACACTCCATCTTTGTGTTGCATGCTTGTGCTCACAACCCCACCGGTACAGACCCCACACAGGACCAATGGAAGCAGATCGCTGAGATCATGAAG CGGAAGAATCTGTTTGCCTTCTTTGATTCAGCCTATCAGGGTTTTGCCTCAGGAAATTTAGATAAGGATGCTTGGGCTGTTCGCTACTTTGTGTCCCAGGGTTTCGAATTGTTCTGTGCTCAGTCCTTCTCCAAGAACTTTGGCCTGTACA ATGAGAGAGTTGGGAACCTGACTGTTGTAGGCAGAGACCAAGAGAATGTAAACCGTGTCCTGTCTCAAATGGAGAAGATCGTTCGAATCACATGGTCCAATCCTCCATCCCAGGGTGCACGCCTGGTTGCCATCACACTGAACAGCCCTGAGCTCTTTGCTGAATG GAAGGACAACGTGAAGACCATGGCAGAGAGGGTCCTGTTGATGCGTGCTCAGCTGAAGGAAAAACTAAAAGCCCTGGGAACTCCAGGAACCTGGGAGCACATCACTGAACAGATCGGCATGTTCAGCTTCACAGGACTCAATC CTAAGCAGGTGGATTATCTGGTGAAGGAAAAGCACATTTATCTAATGGCGAGTGGTCGCATCAACATGTGCGGCCTTACGACCAAGAACATCGATTATGTGGCTGAGTCCATTCATGAGGCTGTCACTAAAGTCCAATAA
- the LOC127414016 gene encoding homeobox protein Nkx-2.3-like, giving the protein MMLPSPVTSTPFSVKDILKLEQQSRQFQSLHPAQHHAQLHPELQERFQAPSSCFLGGGDSPCFSDSEEKMSFLNSLSMQDSLVESSLSPPMFSHPALGHVDKLEDDLEDHETKSCGAIIRSPECDGDVHSDTERAQRQRTRRKPRVLFSQAQVFELERRFKQQRYLSAPEREHLANTLKLTSTQVKIWFQNRRYKCKRQRQDKTLEMAGHHHPPPPRRVAVPVLVRDGKPCLAGSQSYNASYAVNPGPYSYNGYSSYNNAAYTNPYSCTYPSLPPLPTNTSTNALMSMSLNNLGTYSQAQTTQGTPVSACQGTLQGIRAW; this is encoded by the exons ATGATGCTTCCGAGCCCGGTTACTTCAACCCCGTTTTCTGTGAAGGATATACTGAAACTGGAGCAGCAATCTCGCCAATTTCAATCTTTGCATCCAGCGCAACACCACGCGCAACTGCATCCGGAACTGCAGGAGAGATTTCAGGCACCATCATCCTGTTTTCTTGGAGGTGGAGACAGCCCCTGCTTCTCAGACAGCGAGGAGAAGATGTCTTTTCTGAACTCGCTCTCCATGCAGGATAGTTTAGTGGAGAGCAGCCTTTCCCCTCCGATGTTCTCCCATCCGGCACTGGGACACGTCGACAAACTTGAAGATGATCTTGAAGACCACGAAACGA aAAGCTGCGGTGCGATCATCAGATCCCCCGAGTGTGATGGTGATGTGCACTCGGACACGGAGCGGGCGCAGCGGCAGAGGACGCGACGGAAGCCGCGGGTTCTCTTCAGCCAGGCGCAGGTCTTCGAACTGGAGCGGCGCTTCAAGCAGCAGCGCTATTTATCGGCTCCCGAGAGAGAACATCTAGCTAACACCCTGAAACTGACATCGACGCAGGTCAAAATTTGGTTTCAAAACCGAAGATACAAATGCAAGCGACAGCGTCAAGACAAAACACTGGAAATGGCAGGACACCACCATCCGCCGCCACCCAGGAGAGTGGCAGTGCCGGTGCTGGTCCGGGATGGCAAACCGTGTTTAGCGGGATCACAGAGTTACAACGCTTCCTACGCTGTGAACCCTGGCCCATACAGTTACAATGGTTATTCATCTTATAATAATGCCGCTTACACAAACCCATACAGCTGTACGTATCCAAGCCTTCCACCTCTTCCGACAAACACATCCACCAATGCGCTGATGAGCATGAGTCTGAACAACCTCGGAACATATTCTCAAGCTCAGACAACACAAGGGACGCCCGTGTCAGCGTGTCAAGGGACTTTGCAGGGTATTCGCGCATGGTAG